The window ATCTACGACACGAAAACCGGTAACGTGGAGCACACCGCATTCGGCGAGACCTATTCCATGGTCTCGAATCACCGCGTGGGGCTGGTCACCGTAGATCGTGAACTCGCCGGGATTACACCTGGCGAAGCGGAGTGGAACAATCGTCTCATTGCGAAGGCCATGCACGTAGCCTCTGATGGAAAGATGTACACCTCCGGTTGGGATGGGCAAATCCTCCGCTACGACCCCGAAGTGGCCGATCTCCAGCAGCGTTTCACCGCGGTAGCCTATATCCCCTCCGTGCCTGGACGAAACTATTGGAACCGTATCGACGCCATCGTGGAAAAGGATGGCCACCTTTACCTCGGTACTTCCGACGGCTACATCGTCAAGTACAATCTGGCCACCGAGGAGATGGGCGTATTCGGCAAACCCATTCGCGCCATCGACGTCATGGGCATGGCCTTTTCTCCCCTGGATGGTCGGCTCTACGGCGTGAGCGGCGGCGGCGAGGAAGGCATGAGTCGCTTGTGGTCGTGCAACGTGACCGACGGCACTTTCGACATCGATTTTCCGGCAAAGCAGGTCTTCCAGAACCGCCGACGGGTGGGGGCTGTGGCCTGCGCCGCGGACGGCACGCTGGTCGCTGCGGAGGCCTACCGCGTGGGCAATCTTTGGGCCCTGACCGCGGGCGAGCCAAAGGCCTGGGAGAAGAGCGGCGTGTTCCCGCCCACAACCGCGGGCGAGGGAAGGGTCGCCGTTGTGGATGAAGGTAGATTCGCGCTGCGCAAGCCCCTTGAGGTTGAGGTGTATCCCATTCCCACATCAATGCACGGTGGATCGGGCTACACGGCGGTCGAGCAGGATCGAAAGGGCCGCGTCTATATTGGTACCGCCTACTACGGGAAGACGGCCTATCTCGCGCAGCTTACGCCTCGAACGGCGGACTGGAAATCGGTGTTCAGATCGGATGAATTGACGGGTCAGTACGGGCGTGGCCAGGGCATTCCCGGAAAGATCCACACAAAATTGCGGCTCGGCGAGGATGGCAAAATCTACGGCGCGATGAAACAGGGCTATGAACTGCATTATGAGATTCGGGCCGACGTGGGGGAAGCGCCGGAGGGTGCGCGCGGCAGTCAGTACACGTGCCATCTTTTCTCCTACGACCCAAAGACCGATACCGCGCTGGATCTCGGACCGGGGCTGCTCCAGCAGGGTATTACCAGTTTCGAAGTGGACACCGCGCGCGGCTACCTCTATGGCGCCACTGTGCCCGGCGTTTCGTTTATTGTCTATGACCTGAAGACCAGGCGCCTCTGGGACGCCGGTCAAATGTCGCACGGACACCCGAAGCGGTACATGCCGGGCGACCCCGGCACAGGCAAAATCTATCACCCCGGCGAAACCACGCCCTCGGGCAGAAACTTCATGAGCGTGTGGGATCCGGAAGAATTTCGCCTGCGCGATATCGAGGTGGTGGGGGAGGAGGGGCTGAAGTATGTCCACTCCTATGCCTCCGCGTGCGGCGCACCGGGGACAAGCACCTACTACGGCCTCGCGGGCGACACGATCTTCGAGATGAGCCTGGACACCAGCAAGGATGGCAAGCTGCACGCCCGCCCCTTGTGCTACGTGGGCGTCGATGGCGATTCACAGCACTCGGGGGTGCAGGCTTTCGAGCGCGGTCCCGACGGCCGTATTTACTGGGGAAGCACGGGCGGGCGCAACGTGCCCCTGGACATTTTCGTGTGGGATCCCAAGACCGAAACGAAGACCTATCTCGGTTCTTGCGCCACGGGCGGCGACTACATCCGGTGGAGTCATCTCCAGGGCATGTCCTTCGACGAGAAAGGCAACCTCGCCATGCATATTCTGTATGCGGAAATTACACCGGAGCAGCGCAAGCACTGGAAAGTGTCGAAAGACTTTGAATACGAGGAGATCGAGGAGCAGCCCCACTTCAAGGGCTATCCCACCCTCGATGAAGGTACCTTCTACAGCGTGTACTACGTGAAAAACGCGACAAAATTGAAGTAAGAGGAAGGACACACTCATTGCCACGGTCCTCCGTGGTGACGAGCGCAAGGGAACTCGCGGTTCAGCATAATAGATTTTGAAGTTCGGAGCAGTATGAACAATTCCATCGGTTTCGGTATTCTCGGTGCGGGGCTCGTGAGCCCTTTTCACGCCAACGCCATCCTTCATTCCAACGGAGGACGCCTGGTCGCCATAGCCGACGTGGATCAGGCCCGGGCGAACAGTCGCGCGTCGGAGTTTGGCGTCGAAGCGCGCCACAGTCTTGAGGCGCTCCTGGACGATCCCGCGATCAGCGTGATCAACATCGCCACCCCAAACCATCTCCACTTCGAGGCCGTCCTCGCCTGCGCGCAGGCGGGCAGGCACGTGCTGTGCGAAAAACCCCCGGCCATGTCCCTTGCCGAAACAGATCAAATGGTGGCGGCCTGCAAAGATGCCGGCGTGAAGTTCGGCTGTACCGTGCAGTGCCGCGTGCGCGACGCCGTGGCCGCCATCAAGCGCGCGGTCGACAGCGGGCGCTTTGGTCAACTGCTCCAGGCGGATACCTATATGAAATGGTATCGACCTGCCGATTATTACCATATGGATCCGTGGCGTTCTTCCCGCCAGTGCGGTGCCGGGGTGACAATCCAGCACGCCTTTCATTACATCGACCTGCTAGTTTACCTGGCGGGGCCCATGAAGCGGGTTGACGCGCGGATGACGAATCTGCAGCATCCTTCGGTCAACCTCGAAGATACGCTGTCGGCCTTCGTGGAGTATGAAAGCGGTGCCCATGGGGTCGTGCAGGCGACCACGGCGCTCTGGCCCGGTTCAGACTTGCGCGTCGAAATTCACGGAGAAAACGGCACGGCGATCCTGATTGGCGAGCGGATGGCGGAGTGGAAGTTC is drawn from Candidatus Hydrogenedentota bacterium and contains these coding sequences:
- a CDS encoding PQQ-like beta-propeller repeat protein encodes the protein MKSFVCIGLIAIALAAHAAPEKFLTYNQATEVSLRDAAGMEADSREINALAVEGNYVYGATSGDACHIFRFDPATARVDVLATVPGTNTVMRGLAVDGDTVYVGTMLTKEQLWLKIRKAQPGFDPEDANLIPIKPEYNTGHMYRISEGKLEDLGVPVPNQGIHTMTLDKKRGLIYGVTAPNGRFFIYDTKTGNVEHTAFGETYSMVSNHRVGLVTVDRELAGITPGEAEWNNRLIAKAMHVASDGKMYTSGWDGQILRYDPEVADLQQRFTAVAYIPSVPGRNYWNRIDAIVEKDGHLYLGTSDGYIVKYNLATEEMGVFGKPIRAIDVMGMAFSPLDGRLYGVSGGGEEGMSRLWSCNVTDGTFDIDFPAKQVFQNRRRVGAVACAADGTLVAAEAYRVGNLWALTAGEPKAWEKSGVFPPTTAGEGRVAVVDEGRFALRKPLEVEVYPIPTSMHGGSGYTAVEQDRKGRVYIGTAYYGKTAYLAQLTPRTADWKSVFRSDELTGQYGRGQGIPGKIHTKLRLGEDGKIYGAMKQGYELHYEIRADVGEAPEGARGSQYTCHLFSYDPKTDTALDLGPGLLQQGITSFEVDTARGYLYGATVPGVSFIVYDLKTRRLWDAGQMSHGHPKRYMPGDPGTGKIYHPGETTPSGRNFMSVWDPEEFRLRDIEVVGEEGLKYVHSYASACGAPGTSTYYGLAGDTIFEMSLDTSKDGKLHARPLCYVGVDGDSQHSGVQAFERGPDGRIYWGSTGGRNVPLDIFVWDPKTETKTYLGSCATGGDYIRWSHLQGMSFDEKGNLAMHILYAEITPEQRKHWKVSKDFEYEEIEEQPHFKGYPTLDEGTFYSVYYVKNATKLK
- a CDS encoding Gfo/Idh/MocA family oxidoreductase, whose product is MNNSIGFGILGAGLVSPFHANAILHSNGGRLVAIADVDQARANSRASEFGVEARHSLEALLDDPAISVINIATPNHLHFEAVLACAQAGRHVLCEKPPAMSLAETDQMVAACKDAGVKFGCTVQCRVRDAVAAIKRAVDSGRFGQLLQADTYMKWYRPADYYHMDPWRSSRQCGAGVTIQHAFHYIDLLVYLAGPMKRVDARMTNLQHPSVNLEDTLSAFVEYESGAHGVVQATTALWPGSDLRVEIHGENGTAILIGERMAEWKFKDEQSDDEAIRRLGSAEQHTAAGGAADFGFRDHLVVVQDMIDAILAGRDVVIPVESVRHTLEVALAMYASAKRSGPVALPLATDVEIW